The Patescibacteria group bacterium sequence TTATTACTTCATTTATAGTGGTTGTATTTTTGGATCCAGTTAAGCGCACTTGGGCCAAAGTGACAGATAAAATATTTTATAAAGACAAAATAGATTATCAGGATGCTTTGCAGCAGGCTAGTACTATATTGGCTAGAGAAATTGACTTGCAAAAATTATTGCAAAAATTATCTAAACTCTTGACCATTAGGCTCAAAATAAAAAATATAGCTGTATTAATTCCAGAAAATGGCATTTTTTATTCAGTAAAGCCTGTGTTGTCTGAAAAAAATAATCCAGGAATTAGTGTTTCGCAGAATTTTGTTGCTTATCTTAATAATAATAAAGAGTTGTGTATAATAGAGGAAATTATCCGCGGTAGTAAGGAAGGAGAAATCAGCCAACAAACTCAAGATTTTATAAAAGAAGCAGAAAACTTAAAAATAGAAGTAGTGGTCCCTATAGTAGAGTCAGAAAATATTACTGCTATATTTCTTATCAGCGCCAAGCAATCGGGTGACCTTTACAATGATGATGATGTCAATTTTTTCAAAGTACTCACTCCTCAGGTGGCCAATGCCATAGAAAAGTCCAAGCTTTATGAGGAAGTGGAGCAGTTCAATAGAGAATTGCAGCAAAAAGTAGAGGATAGGACCAAAGATCTCAAGCAGGTCAATCTGGCGTTGGAGGATAGAAACAAATTTTTGACTACCATGCAAGTAGTTATTAATATGGTTAGTCGCACTCTAGATCTTAAAAAAGTCAATCAAATGATCGCCGATTCTATTGCCAAAGAGCTTGGTTATGTTGGCGGTATTTTGAGTTTTGTAGACAGCGAAAAAAAAGTTTTGCGTGTAGGGGCTATTACGTCCAATGAAAATGCTCAAAAAGCTTTTCGGATGCTTGCTCAAGAGCCACGTGAATATGAAACAAACCTAGAAAATAATTATAATTTGTCAGCCCAAACATTTCTCAATGGAAAGATAAATTTTTCCGATAAGATGTCAGACTTTTTGTCCCCGCCGGTAGAAAAAGAGGCAATAGACAAAATTCAAGAAATTTTGGGTATCAAGACAGTGGTTGGTGTGCCTATATTTTCTGAAGCCAAGATAATCGGTGTGATTCAATTTTATCTGCCAGTCAAACAGGATAAAATATCAGCTCTTGATATAGAAATTATGACAGCACTTACCAACCAAGTAGGTATAGTATCTCGCAACTTGAAATTGTACAAAAATCTTCAAAAAGCCAATATGGATTTGCAGGATGCTAATATCCGTTTGCGCGAGCTGGACAAAGCCAAAAGTGAATTTTTGTCCATTGCTTCTCATCAGCTACGCACTCCTATATCAGCTATCAAAGGGTATTTGTCTATGATGATAGACGGTGATTTTGGTAAAATACCACCAAGCATCTCTGCTGTGATAGCCAATCTTTTTGAGAGTTCCGCCAGGCTGGCCAGGCTGATAAATATATTTTTGAACGTATCACGCATTGAATCAGGACGTCTCAAGCTGGAGAAAAAACCCATCCAGATAAATGATATGATAGAAAGTGTGATGATGGAACTTGTCAATCAGGCCAATCAAAAAGGCGTAAAACTCAAATACAAAAAAGCCAAAAAAGCTCCGCCACTTATATTGGCTGATGCCGACAAGCTGCGCGAAGTAGTACTCAACTTGGTAGACAATGCTATCAAATATACTCCAGAGGGCAAGATTGATGTGATGGTAGAATATGACAAGGCCAATCTAAAGTTTTTGGTCAAAGACACTGGTATTGGTATAGATCCAATGGAGGCCAAGACTTTGTTTAGAAAGTTTGTCCGAGGTAGTGGTGTAGCCCAGATTCACACCGGCGGATCCGGTTTAGGATTATTTATTGCTCAAAAGATTATCAAAGAACACGGCGGTAATATCTGGGTAGAGAGTGAAGGCAAGGGTAAAGGCTCAGTATTTCAATTTGAAATACCAATATATGACGGACATGAAGTACCGGAGTATAAAAAAGAGGCAGAGGATAGTAAGAGTAAATAATATTAGTTTTATTACCGCCGCGGCAAAGCCGCGGCGGTTTTTTTATTATTTCTATTGACAAGTTATTTCTATTGCTATAAACATAGCGACGGCTCTAGAAAATGTCCTCTCACAATTTTGTCTTTTTGGTCTAGAAACCTTGGTGCTTAGAAAGGAGCATATTATGTTTTGCTGGCTTACCGTTAACAGATCTTGTAACATGCGTTGCCATTGGTGCTACGCTAAAGAAAAGATTGATAGTTCTTCTAGTATGACTCTAGATGTTCTGGAGTCAATATTGAGTGTGGTGGCTAATAAACCAATAAACGTTTTTACACTTATTGGTGGAGAGCCAACCATACACAAAGATCTATCGTCTTTCATCAAGCGCCTCAAGCCATCACGAGTAATGATGGTAAGTAATGGTTTGAGATTGGCAAATATGTCATATTTGTTCAATCTCAAGGAGAGTGGTTTGGATGTAGTAGCTCTTTCTTTGAAAGGGGCAAATCAAGCGGAGTACCTAAAAAACACTGGTGTGCCAGGATTGGATAAGGTAGAACGGGCGGTAGCTAATATGAATGCTTTGGGCATGCAGTACAATATTTCGGTTACGTTTTCAGATAGTGTCATGGATTCGTTGCCGATGATATTGGATTGGATGCAATCATCCAATGCTCAAAGTATGTCTATAAACTATTGCCGACCTTATGTAGTCGACGGTAGAATCAGTGCACAGGGGGTTCCTAGCCCCGTAGAGATGGCAGAAAGGACAGTGCAGAGTTACGAGCTGATCAGGAAAAGCGGAGTACGCTGTACCTTTTCTTTCTTGTTGCCGCTGTGTTTGTTGCCGCGGGAGTTTATTGACTTGCTAGTCTCAAGGAATGAACTCTCAACAATCTGTCAACTTCAGAAGCATACAGGTATCATTTTTGAACCAGATGGTAGTCTAATCCCTTGTCATCATTTGTTTGACTACAAGCTCGGGAAGCTTGGAGAGGATTTTACTACCGCTGCGGAATTTGATACCTTTATGGAAGGAGGTAAAATATCAAGGTTTTATCGTAAGACAGGCGGTTTTCCACACGAAAAATGTTTGTCTTGCGATTTGCGAACAAGGTGTGGTGGAGGCTGCTTGGTACAACACCTGCAGTATTCTCCTAGTGAATTAATACCCCAAGCTTTTGAAAGGATGGAGAAATGAACAACAACCAGTCTGATCTTCGGCAGATCGTCGATGATATGCTGGACAAGCGTATCGAGACGGGAGAAGATCTCAGTGGCTTCAGCATCCGTGGTGCTGTGGCAGGAGAGATGATCTGTGGCGACTGCGGAGATGGCGATTGCGAATGTAGCTCGTAGAGCTCTTCGTGATTTTACGGGGGTATGTCTGTAGCATGCCCCCACAATAAAGTTTATGAAATTTATATATAACAAAGAAATTGACCAGCAGTGTCATGATAGATTGTCAGCTCATGATAGTATTTTTGGTGAAGTCAAAAAAACTGGCAGCTACCCAGTGACCGAAGAGATTGTCAAACAGTTTAATGATAAATGGACAGAAGAAATTGATAAATATTTTGTAGCTGGTATATATAAAATATTTAAAAAATCAATTCCAGAAAATTTTACAGTATATATAAATTCCACGCCTTATTCTATGGATATAGAGGACGGAATATCTATTTCAGCCTCATCTATCAATGTAATGATAATGCTTGTTTGCCACGAGGCCAATCACTATATGTTTAGAAAGAGTGATTATAAAAATAAATATTTTCCAAATAAAGATATAGAAGAGGCTAAAGAGATTTTTACAGTAGTAAATAATATTTATTTCAAAGATATTATGGAAAAAGAGGACAAGGCTTGGAGTAAATTTTTTGAAGAAAGAGAACAATTTTTACAACGATGGAAAGATCGCTTTGCCGGGTAAATTCCAGCCCTCGGCAACTCTGTCCCACGCATCTTTCGCTGCCAATCGTGATTTTTACGCCAGAAAGGAGGCTCAGTACATCTGATTTTCCTAGGGGGCAGACGTATTTTGCATCTTGCTGATATGTCTGCCTCCACACTTTATATATAATATAGTTTTATATATTGTAGTTTGACAACAATTTGAGGATGCCTTATAATTTTTGATAGTTATGAAAAAATTATTCAGCAACAACCAAGCCCCGCATCCTCGCGAAATAGATTTTAGCGCCCGCTAAGGGATGTTGTTGTTTTGAATATATTAAGTATAAATTTTATTAAGTAATAACTCTTGGCAGCGGCTAAGAGTTTTTTGTGAATATGAAAGAAATAATAGTAGTAAAAGTTGGTACAAATACCCTGACCGCCAATGGCTCAAATCTAAATAATGATTTGATAGCTAATTTGGTAAAACAACTGGCAAAACTCCATGAACAGGGTTACCAGGTTGTTTTGGTAACTTCAGGGGCAGTAGCGGCTGGCAAGGAGGCACTGTATTTATCAAATGGTGATAATACGATTGTAAAGAGGCAGGTTTATGCTTCGGTTGGTCAGGCTCGGTTGATGCACAAGTATGAGAATTTTTTTGCCGAGCACGGGCTCAATATCGGCCAGGCACTACTGACTCATGATGATTTTTGTCATAGAGCCCGATATGATAATGCCTTACAAACTCTTCATGGATTATTAGACAGTGGAATCATCCCTGTTATTAATGAAAATGATGTAGTAACTATTAATGAATTATCATTTGGGGACAACGATGTCTTGGCCGCTACCACAGCAATAGCCATAGGGGCTAGCAAACTAATTTTTTTGACAAATCAAGAAGGTGTGATGACAGATAATCCAAATAAAAATTCAGACGCCAGATTGATAGACAAGGTAGAGGATGCTAAAGAAATTTTTTCTGTAATATCGGATGGTCTGCCTTCTTCTGGCGGTATAGGAGGCATGTTTTCCAAAGTCAATGCTGCCAGGATTGCAACCAGTGCGGGAGTAGCCACCTGGGTTGCCAGTGGTCTGAGACCGGCCAATATAAGTGATATTGTACAGGGTAAAAAAATAGGTACATATTTTGTACCAAAAAAAACTACTTTGACAGCTAAGTCTAGATGGATTCTTTGTGCCAAGAATGCTTCCACAGGTGTTTATGTAGATGCCGGAGCAGTCAAAGCTTTGACTGACAGAAAAAGTCTTTTGATGGTAGGTATTCATAAAATTAAAGGATTTTTTGAAGCCAAGCAGATAATAGAAGTAATAGATGATACTGATCGTATAGTGGGATATGGGGTAGTAAATTATGACTCAGAAAGCTTAAAAGCAGCCTTGGACAACCCCAGATCTTTGGATAAAGAAATAATACATGCAGATAATTTTAGACTAATATGAAAAAAAATAAAAAAATTTTAGTAGTCGGCTGCGGCAATATGGGACAAGCGATAATCAGTCAGCTTTTGGATTGCAGATTTAGCTCCCGAAAATATTTAGCTGGTTTTGATAAAGCAAAAAATAGAGCAAAAGTAAGGGGGCTGTATGATATAGATATGGTCGGTGATCTTAATAAAGCTATAGACAATGCTGACATTATTATTTTTTCTATAAAGCCACAACAGTTTAATGATATAGCAAAACAAATAAAAGGACGATTAAAACCAAATCAATTAGTAGTTTCTATTATGGCCGGTATTTCCTATAAACATATTAGTCAAAGTATAAAGCATAAAAAAGTAGTGCGAGCCATGCCCAATTTGGCATTACAGGTCGGGCATAGTGTCACGGCTTGGTATACTCCTAGGGCATTTGTTAAAAGTGTCAAAAGTACTACCAATAGTCTATTGTCTGTTTTCGGGGCAGTTCTAGAAGTAAAAAAAGAAGATATGATAGACAAGGTGACAGCCATTAGTGGTTCCGGGCCAGCTTATTTCTTTTTTACAGCCGAGGCCTTAGAAAGTGTTGCTTTAGATTTTGGTTTCAACAAAAGACAGGCAGCTATGTTAGCCAAAGATACTTTCATTGGGGCAGCCAAGCTAGCACAGGTAGATAAGAGAGATAATAAAAAGTTGCGTCAAGCAGTCACTTCCAAAGGCGGCACTACCGAAGCAGCTATTAGAGAAATAAGTACAGATTTTTTATCTATGTGGCGTCGAGCTCTAAAAGCAGCTCATCAAAGGGCAAAAGTAATTTCCAAGAAATATGAATCCCGTTAGAAATTCACAAAATTCTGACAGGATATAATAGTAAATAATTAATATATAATTTAACTATAATTTCTAACGGGATGAATAAAGATATTATCATTATTGGAAAGAGAGCTAAGGATGCTTCTCGGGAATTTGCTACTGCAAGTAGTCAGCAAAAAAATGCGTTGCTGACTACTCTGGCATCTATGATAGCCTTTTATAAAAAGCAAATTCTTGATGCCAACAAAAAAGATCTATCAAATTATGTTAAAGATCATCCATTTTTTGATCGTCTAATGCTCAATGATTAGCGTCTGGATGAAATTAGACGTAGTTTGTTGGCTGTAGCCAAATTGCCTGATCCAATAGGAGAAATATCAGATGAAAAACGTCGTCCTAGCGGTATAGTAGTGTCCCGTATGAGAGTGCCTTTGGGTGTATTGGGAGTTATTTATGAAGCTAGACCAAATGTGACTATAGAGATTTCTAGTTTGGGGCTCAAATCGGGTAATGCTATTGTACTCAAGGGTGGTAAAGAAGCTATAAATAGTAATCAGATTTTGGTAAAGATTATCCAAAAAGCCTTGGTCAAAAATGGATTTTCTAAATATACTGTTCAGCTTATCGGCACAAATCAGCGTAGTTTGGTGGCTGATATGATAAGGATGAATAAATATATAGATGTTATAGTCCCTCGTGGAGGCAGGAGACTGATTGATTTTGTCAGAGACAATGCCTCGGTGCCTGTGATTGAGACCGGAGCAGGAGTTTGCCATACTTATGTAGAAAAAAGTGCTGATTTGAAAAAAGCCGTAAGGATTGTGGTGAATGCCAAGACCCAGCGGCCAAGTGTCTGTAATGCTTTGGATACTTTGGTACTAGACAGTCAGATTGCCAAAAAGTTTTTGGCGTTATTGTCAGAGGAGCTGTCAAAGCACAGTGTGTTACTGCGCGCCGATTCGGTCAGCTATTATATATTAAAAAAATATTATCCCAACAGTTTATTAAAAAAAGCTAAATTGTCAGATTTTAGCAAAGAATTTTTGGGTTTGGAGATGTCTATCAAAACAGTCAATAATGCTAAACAAGCTATGGATTTTATACAAGAGTATAGTTCGGGACATTCAGAAGCAATTTTGACCAAAAATGCCAAACTGGGACAAATTTTTTTGAGGACAATTGATGCCGCAGCAGTCTATGTTAATACTTCCACTCGTTTTACAGATGGTTTTGAATTTGGTCTGGGTGCTGAAGTAGGTATTTCTACTCAAAAATTGCACGCCAGAGGTCCTATGGGTCTCAAGGCGCTTACTAGTATGAAGTGGATTGTAAATAGTGATTGGAAGGGCAGGAAATAAAAATATATTTAAAAGAAATATAATTAAAATGAATAATAATATTATTGGTTTAATTTTTGGAGGTCAATCAGCAGAACATGATATATCAATCATGTCGGCTGGTTTTGTAAGAAAAGCTTTATTACAAAATAATTTTGAAATTATTTTGATAGTTATTGATAAAGAAGGATATTGGAGATTAGTAGATAATGAAAGTTTTGATGGTATTTCAAATGGCCATATCAAATTAAGCGACATGAGAAAAATTATACCTATACCTCAGGGCAAGGGAGAATTTCTAGTTTTTGAAGGGGCAAATTCTAATAAATTATTTAAAATTAAAATAGATATTGCTTTCCCAGTTTTGCATGGCCCTATGGGAGAGGACGGTGTAGTCCAAGGTTTGTTAAAGATATTGGGTATACCTTTTGTTGGAGCGGATGTTTTAGGTTCATCTATAGGCATGGATAAGGTAATTATGAAGAAGGTATTAAGAGATTCTAATATTCCGGTAGGCAATTTTTTATATTTTAATAAACCCCAAAAATCAGATATTAATTATAATGAAATTAATGATGTTTTAAAAACTCCATTCTTTGTAAAACCTGCTAACATGGGATCATCTGTGGGCATAAGTATGGTCGATAACGAATCTCAACTTAGTAGTGCTCTTGATGCAGCATTTAACTATGATAATAAAATAATAATAGAAGAGTTTATAAATGGTCGTGAATTAGAGTGCTCCGTTTTGGGGGATGACATTATAGCTGAAGCATCTTTACCAGGAGAAATTAAGTTAGTTAATAATAAATTTTATTCTTATGATGAGAAATATAATGATAGTAGCACCACGATCATTGAAATTCCCGCTAAATTAAATAAAGATTTATCAGAAGAAATTCAGAATTTAGCAATTAAGACTTTTAAAGTTTTGAATTGTTATGGAATGGGAAGGGTAGATTTTTTTCTCACAAAAGAAAACAAGTTAATTGTAAATGAGATAAATACTATTCCTGGGTTTACAAAAATTAGTATGTATC is a genomic window containing:
- a CDS encoding radical SAM protein, which codes for MRCHWCYAKEKIDSSSSMTLDVLESILSVVANKPINVFTLIGGEPTIHKDLSSFIKRLKPSRVMMVSNGLRLANMSYLFNLKESGLDVVALSLKGANQAEYLKNTGVPGLDKVERAVANMNALGMQYNISVTFSDSVMDSLPMILDWMQSSNAQSMSINYCRPYVVDGRISAQGVPSPVEMAERTVQSYELIRKSGVRCTFSFLLPLCLLPREFIDLLVSRNELSTICQLQKHTGIIFEPDGSLIPCHHLFDYKLGKLGEDFTTAAEFDTFMEGGKISRFYRKTGGFPHEKCLSCDLRTRCGGGCLVQHLQYSPSELIPQAFERMEK
- the proB gene encoding glutamate 5-kinase, with amino-acid sequence MKEIIVVKVGTNTLTANGSNLNNDLIANLVKQLAKLHEQGYQVVLVTSGAVAAGKEALYLSNGDNTIVKRQVYASVGQARLMHKYENFFAEHGLNIGQALLTHDDFCHRARYDNALQTLHGLLDSGIIPVINENDVVTINELSFGDNDVLAATTAIAIGASKLIFLTNQEGVMTDNPNKNSDARLIDKVEDAKEIFSVISDGLPSSGGIGGMFSKVNAARIATSAGVATWVASGLRPANISDIVQGKKIGTYFVPKKTTLTAKSRWILCAKNASTGVYVDAGAVKALTDRKSLLMVGIHKIKGFFEAKQIIEVIDDTDRIVGYGVVNYDSESLKAALDNPRSLDKEIIHADNFRLI
- the proC gene encoding pyrroline-5-carboxylate reductase, with product MKKNKKILVVGCGNMGQAIISQLLDCRFSSRKYLAGFDKAKNRAKVRGLYDIDMVGDLNKAIDNADIIIFSIKPQQFNDIAKQIKGRLKPNQLVVSIMAGISYKHISQSIKHKKVVRAMPNLALQVGHSVTAWYTPRAFVKSVKSTTNSLLSVFGAVLEVKKEDMIDKVTAISGSGPAYFFFTAEALESVALDFGFNKRQAAMLAKDTFIGAAKLAQVDKRDNKKLRQAVTSKGGTTEAAIREISTDFLSMWRRALKAAHQRAKVISKKYESR
- a CDS encoding glutamate-5-semialdehyde dehydrogenase — protein: MAVAKLPDPIGEISDEKRRPSGIVVSRMRVPLGVLGVIYEARPNVTIEISSLGLKSGNAIVLKGGKEAINSNQILVKIIQKALVKNGFSKYTVQLIGTNQRSLVADMIRMNKYIDVIVPRGGRRLIDFVRDNASVPVIETGAGVCHTYVEKSADLKKAVRIVVNAKTQRPSVCNALDTLVLDSQIAKKFLALLSEELSKHSVLLRADSVSYYILKKYYPNSLLKKAKLSDFSKEFLGLEMSIKTVNNAKQAMDFIQEYSSGHSEAILTKNAKLGQIFLRTIDAAAVYVNTSTRFTDGFEFGLGAEVGISTQKLHARGPMGLKALTSMKWIVNSDWKGRK
- a CDS encoding D-alanine--D-alanine ligase, yielding MNNNIIGLIFGGQSAEHDISIMSAGFVRKALLQNNFEIILIVIDKEGYWRLVDNESFDGISNGHIKLSDMRKIIPIPQGKGEFLVFEGANSNKLFKIKIDIAFPVLHGPMGEDGVVQGLLKILGIPFVGADVLGSSIGMDKVIMKKVLRDSNIPVGNFLYFNKPQKSDINYNEINDVLKTPFFVKPANMGSSVGISMVDNESQLSSALDAAFNYDNKIIIEEFINGRELECSVLGDDIIAEASLPGEIKLVNNKFYSYDEKYNDSSTTIIEIPAKLNKDLSEEIQNLAIKTFKVLNCYGMGRVDFFLTKENKLIVNEINTIPGFTKISMYPKLWEASGIGSAELIRRLVDLAIIRFDKEKLLNI